Proteins encoded in a region of the Acidobacteriota bacterium genome:
- a CDS encoding Rrf2 family transcriptional regulator — MNVSKFARYALYAAAEMAKAGEAPTTVSAVAARYRIPEGALAKVFQQMVRAGLASGTRGIGGGYRLARPASKITVLDVMHVFERPRQAGTCAVHTPPGEPCPAGSVCGVQWLFHEVDQLIQTTYESVTLKTLIRQRPHTRQPDVVPVALTVPKSTRNTRPTRVS; from the coding sequence ATGAACGTCAGCAAGTTTGCGCGTTATGCGCTGTACGCGGCTGCCGAAATGGCGAAGGCGGGAGAGGCCCCCACCACGGTGTCTGCCGTGGCCGCGCGCTACCGGATTCCCGAAGGCGCGCTGGCCAAGGTGTTCCAGCAGATGGTGCGCGCCGGTCTGGCGTCAGGCACTCGTGGCATCGGCGGCGGGTATCGGCTCGCCCGGCCGGCGTCCAAAATTACGGTGCTCGATGTGATGCATGTCTTCGAGCGGCCTCGGCAGGCAGGCACGTGCGCCGTGCACACGCCTCCCGGCGAGCCGTGCCCGGCCGGATCGGTGTGTGGCGTGCAGTGGCTGTTTCATGAAGTGGATCAGCTGATCCAGACCACGTATGAATCTGTGACCTTGAAGACGCTCATCCGGCAGCGACCGCACACTCGACAGCCAGACGTCGTTCCGGTGGCCTTGACGGTTCCCAAGTCCACGCGAAACACCCGGCCGACGCGCGTGTCATGA